One Antedon mediterranea chromosome 1, ecAntMedi1.1, whole genome shotgun sequence genomic window, ggttactatagcataataaacatgcgcagagtcgataatgggttctgtgcatgttaattgtgctatagtaaccagttttatcgaaaaataaaaaggtcgaaaattggcaattttttggaaaaaatccctgtactatagtagagggaaatttttgaaaaatggccaattttcgacccttttattttttgacataaatgattactattgcataataaacatgcgtagaggcgaataatgggttctgcgcatgtcaattgtgctatagtaaccagttttgaaataaatggttaccatagcataatatacatgcgcagaggcgactaatgggttctgcgcatgtcaattgtgctatagtaacctgttttatcgaaaaataaaaaggtcgacaattggcaattttttggaaaaaatccccgTACTATAGTAgagggaaatttttgaaaaatggccaattttcgacccttttattttttgacataaatggttactattgcataataaacatgcgtagaggcgaataatgggttctgcgcatgtcaattgtgctatagtaaccagttttgaaataaatggttaccatagcataataaacatgcgcagaggcgaataatgggttctgcgcatgtcaattgtgctatagtaaccagttttataaaaaaaaaaaaatttcgaaaatttgccattttttgaaaaattcctgtactatagtacagggacattttcgaaaaatggccgattttcgacccttttattttttgacgtaaatggttactattgcataataaacatgcgcagagtcaactaatgggttctgcgcatgtcaattgtgctacagtaaccagttttgacataaatggttattatagcataataaacatgcgcagaggcgaataatgggttctgcgcatttcaattgtgctatagtaaccagttttgacataaatggttactaaagcataataaacatgcgcagagtcgacagGGAAATgttcgaaaaattgccgattttcgaaccttttattttcgataaaaatggttactattgcataataaaaatgcgcagagacgaataatgggttctgcgcatgtcaattgtgcgatagtaaccagttttatcgaaaaataaaaagatcgaaaatttttcattttttgaaaaatccctgtactatacatgcgtagaggcgactaatgggttctgcgcatgttaatataaaatatcgACAAAATCCGATTACTATAGAAGTTAAGTCATACCATCcaatatagaaataataaacataacatcAAGCATTGTATTCAACTTTATAAAAATTATcactaattttaaaaatgaaactttaTTGATAAAGAATATATCCTCAACAACAAAAAGTAATCCGGTATGTTAGTGTCAATAAGTGATCGAGTGAGTAAATGCATTTCTTAATGTAAAACATGCATAATGTTATATAGTATTGTTTGTTTTCATAACATATTTAGAatctttgaccaaaaattggaccaacattatttacttgaaaaaactGCAACTTAAAGCAAagaatagtcaaattggctgccagccaatgagtttctgtcattttataattgattttCGGTTTTTCTTTTACAGAAGTgataactttgttaaaactacaaaataccctattcaaagattttattaatcttcatttttcatgtttacaTCTTTAAGGTTACATAAAATTAaccatttataatataaaagatGAACGTTAAATTGAAAGATGTTTATCTCTATATTGTATCAGTTAATTAACTAAAACATTTCCACAGAATCCTAAACATTCatagtaatgaaaataaaattaataaaataaagaaaaaatattttaaaataccatgccttctgtattattttaatgtttaaagggTAAAATAGTCCCAGGTTTAACATTTCTATTGTTTGCAAAAGCATTGATTGAATAAAGcctttcaatttttttttgctacAGGAATTTTTTTGTAATGAAAACATCAGATCAAAACTTTATACCCAgaggcgatttttttttcgtacataagttggggacgtCTTATGCGAAAGATACCGCAACTACTTCCTAAaaataactaaacctaaccctctaaataatctctcacactataaagtaaaaagaagtttGTCCATTGTCTAATCCACacgactacacagacggctcgaaAATATGcgtttgcattagcgaattatagttagctcaattcttacgtcacaaCTTATGGaaatgactaatgaatattcatgtttattttgtgatgtttcaTGAGGGGACCCCAACTTGTGTACAAAAAGAAATATCGTTTCCTGTTTAAGTTTATGGATTACATCCTATATCAAATTAGTGCAATTGATAAAAACAGAGAAAGTTGTgatctactgtacattatattgaagtgaatatataaatacagtttgtatgccaattaatacatttatatacatCAAGAATCTTACAAGCTATAGTTCCATTTTGATTTTCATAAtcacaataaattattttagatTTGGTTTAAACCGGTAAGAGTGAGATTAATCCGGTTTGTTCTAGTTCATACTTGCACCTTCACGCTTGAATTCACAGGGAGACTGTTACTACTACAGGCATAATTGGCAATACCTGTATACAAGCTTCTGTCCAGGGCTGAAGGAAGTGCCTGTTCTTTTCATTATCCTCACACAGTCCTGTGATCCTAAGTGCAGAAAGGTAAATCgtgtattatataatttattctgCTTTTATCAAATATTTACGAATGACGTAGAACATCTACTAAGCTGACACTTTCAGTACCAAAAAAGCTAACAGTCTGAATAGGTGTTAGTTgtagtgttaagctctgtctacaacaaaagtgtgatgtgcccaaatatcgtagtgatatgcccaaatatggtagtgatgacatcatgtccatatatgggcacatcacattttgtgcaacgcgactctacagctcactgtgtcggtcagttggtaaacactaacttgagtaCGCGACTGCAGctatgtatatggccttgtttttagtGTATACAGAACTCTAGAACAATCATAACGAAAAATAATATTGCTTACATTCAAGTGTCCCAACGACTCTTTCGAACTTTCTTCACAGGGGGAGGAACTCCTGTTGGTGGAAGCATACTACTGCTAGATGGTGGTAGCATACTTGTTCCAGATGGTGGAAGTGGTGGCAGCATACTGGTTCCAGATGGTGGAAGTGGTGGCAGCATACTGGTTCCAGATGGTGGCAGCATACTGGTTCCAGATGGTGGAAGTGGTGGCAGCATACTGGTTCCAGATGGTGGAAGTGGTGGCAGCATACTGGTTCCAGATGGTGGCAGCATACTGGTTCCAGATGGTGGCAGCATACTTGTTCCAGATGGTGGCAGCATACTAGTTTCAGATGGCACAAACATACTGCCGACATCATTTCCTGGGGAACTGGTTGACGTTTCTGTGCTATCCCATCTTGATGTTTTCCCAACCATTTGACTTGCAAACTGGTTCATACCGAGAATAGGATACATCACATGTGCCATGTCAGGAGTAGTGGTGCTTGGAGTTATGATCGGCGATGTCGTTGATGATGTTGGTAATACTGGTGATGTCATCTGTACTGTTGGCGATACTGGTGGTGATATAGAGCTTTCGTTTTCAGAGCTGTGCCTTCTACCATTATCACTCCTTCTGCTGCTGTTTCTTTCATCATGTTTTTTATCATTATCATAGCTGTATGATCTACTGTTGCTACTTCCTCTGTCATTATCTCTTCTATCACGATCACCGCGATCACGGTCGCCGCGATCACGGTCGCCGCGATCTCGATCACTACGATCTCGATCACCACGTTCACGTCCCCTATCGTGCCTGCTACGATCTTCCCTCCTGTAATCATCATCACGTCTGTGGTCATATCGATCTTCTTGTCCACGTCTTCGTTCTTGTCGGTCATCGTATCGATCGTCATCACGACCCCTTCTGCGATCTCTATCACGTCTATCATATCTATCACTGTCTGATCTTGAGGTTTCGTTTCTAACACTACTAATAAATCCACCAATTTTAGAAGGTGGTATAAAGCTGGGAGGAGGCATGGTtgctatattttgttttagtaGGATAGGTTCTATTTTAGGCGGAATAACCGTGCCCTTTTTGCTAGTCCAAAGAGTATTGGTGCCAGTACTAGCTGCTTGGAACTGAGACTTGAATTGAGCctgtaaaacaattatttaaggTTAGCCAAGTTAAACAGGTCAGCTAAGTTAAACAGGTCAGCCAAGTTAAACAGGTTAGCCTAGTTAAACAGGTCAGCCCAGTTAAACAGGTCAGCCAAGTTAAACAGGTTAGCCCAGTTGAACAGGTCAGCCAAGTTGAACAGTTCAGCAAAGTTAAACAGGTCAGCCCAGTTAAACAGGTCAGCCCAGTTACAGGTCAGACAAGTTGAACAGTTAAGCCAAGTTAAATAGGTCAGTCAAGTTAAACAGACCAGGCATATTAAGCAAGTAAAAATCTCATAatgtaaatatacatttatatacatttctacaagaatatattgaataaaatacaaaaatatatcacAAATTTAATCAGTTTAAAGAGGCTATTTAACATACTCTATCATGTCGGATGAATGTGAAATTACAATACATACTGAGAAAGATGTCTTCATAGCAGCTAGTCGACTGGAGTAAAGTCCCTCTGTGTTGGAGCAACCGTACCTCTCACCAAGTGGTCCTGTGGCTTTCGTTTTCACAGCCGATGCTACCTCTTCTGGTTCATCTTTTGTCTCTTCTTTGTCATCTGAACTACCAAGACCGGGACGCTCACGATAACCCAATCCGCCACCACCTTGATTGAGACGTTTTCCACGTCCACCTTTAAATCGTGATTTTCGGAAACGATTGTTCTGTAATTTATGTAGaaataaggttttttttttagtaaaaaagGGAAAATTTAATTTAGCTTAAAAACACTAAAACATAGATTGAATATGGTCACTATACTACCTGCATTGCTAGATCCATCACTTCAGAGGGTACTTCCTGATTAGCGCCCTCTAAGTTACGTACAAGATCACCTGCAAAGTACACATCCTTATTGGTCATCAGAGTATACGCTGTGCCCTTTTCACCTAAAATTACAAACAGAAGAAAACATACCTCAGAAATTTTTCTTGTAaagatataattataatattaataaaaataataatttttagttCATgctagaataaaataaaatggcaTTACCTGCTCGGCCAGTACGACCTATCCGGTGAGTATGTGTATCAATGTCTCTAGCAACATCATAGTTTATAACGGTCTTGATGGATGGTATATCCAAACCACGGGCTGTAAGGATAATTTAGGCTGTTACCTATTTATATTCCTGGGTAAAGAAAAATGAGGCAGAAACCAACCAGTATCATCAGAACCTAAATGGATGTGTATGTTTAGGTACCCATTTAAGCACCTTGGTGAAGAGTGATGATGTGTCAAGGAAACAGGCAAAGAACAGCACAGGAtttgttttgattattattattattatggtatcTCTGTCAACTACCAGTTGTCCTTACCAGCAACATCAGTAGCCACCATTACTCCAAACTCTTTACGTTTGAAACCTGTAATCACTTTGTTTCTACTACTTTGATCCATATCACCATGTAGTAAGCCAACTGAAATGAAAGACAATATGTATTAAAattcaatctttatttttaaacacaacaaataacaaaactaattcCAACGTAAATTCATTTCCATTCTTGGAATACACAAATAGAATCTAAAACAGCAAGAATGTTATTTCTGAATCCACGCTTCAGTACAACAATGAGGATGAAACATTCCAACCCTTTATAAACTTGTCACTTGATTAACCCGGTCACTAAGTTAACCAGGTCAGGTAAGTTAAACAGGTCAGACAAGTTAAACAGATCAGTAAAGATAACCAGGTTAGCCCAGTTAATCAGGTCAGGCAAGCTAAACATGACAGTAAAGTTAACCAGGTTAGCCCAGTTAACTAGGTCAGCCAAATTAAACAGGTTAGTTATGTCAAGTTAAACTGGAAAACAGATATAAAAGACATTCAGATGTATACAATATCACATAATTTACCAATAAAATCCTGCTTTCCTAGATTTGTCGCCAATTCTTCTGCATTGACTTTTTTTGTGACAAAGATTAAGACACTGCCAACTGTCATGAAGCTCACCAGTCTTGATGTCAGCCATTTCCATTTCTGATAATCTTCTTGGAGAAGCTTCACAATTTGTTCTACATCTTGATTTGCC contains:
- the LOC140048503 gene encoding ATP-dependent RNA helicase DDX42-like, which translates into the protein MYRGGGSSDYSREPNLGSSYNNVGPPGYAGMEQIEKATKLVKRHRSEQDYFEDSDPEEGIGNAGNESDEDDPLDVFMAGIQAEIKSETEKPKEKSKKAKRQDIEDLDEMEEYMQYMIDNPNAGLNAPMDDEDYVEYDADGNPIIPEKSKIIDPLPDVDHSEIEYDSFNKNFYEEHQDIAKLSYHDVIDLRKKLGIKVSGADAAKPVSSFGHFGFDEQLMHYIRKSEFSSPTPIQAQGVPIAMGGRDIIGIAKTGSGKTAAFIWPLLIHIMDQKELQPGDGPIGLICAPTRELSQQIYIECKKFGKAYNMKVVCAYGGGNMWEQTKACQEGAEIIVCTPGRMIDLIKKKATNFQRVTFLVFDEADRMFDMGFEPQVRSIANHVRPDRQTLLFSATFRKRIERLARDILTDPVRVVQGDVGEANQDVEQIVKLLQEDYQKWKWLTSRLVSFMTVGSVLIFVTKKVNAEELATNLGKQDFIVGLLHGDMDQSSRNKVITGFKRKEFGVMVATDVAARGLDIPSIKTVINYDVARDIDTHTHRIGRTGRAGEKGTAYTLMTNKDVYFAGDLVRNLEGANQEVPSEVMDLAMQNNRFRKSRFKGGRGKRLNQGGGGLGYRERPGLGSSDDKEETKDEPEEVASAVKTKATGPLGERYGCSNTEGLYSSRLAAMKTSFSAQFKSQFQAASTGTNTLWTSKKGTVIPPKIEPILLKQNIATMPPPSFIPPSKIGGFISSVRNETSRSDSDRYDRRDRDRRRGRDDDRYDDRQERRRGQEDRYDHRRDDDYRREDRSRHDRGRERGDRDRSDRDRGDRDRGDRDRGDRDRRDNDRGSSNSRSYSYDNDKKHDERNSSRRSDNGRRHSSENESSISPPVSPTVQMTSPVLPTSSTTSPIITPSTTTPDMAHVMYPILGMNQFASQMVGKTSRWDSTETSTSSPGNDVGSMFVPSETSMLPPSGTSMLPPSGTSMLPPSGTSMLPPLPPSGTSMLPPLPPSGTSMLPPSGTSMLPPLPPSGTSMLPPLPPSGTSMLPPSSSSMLPPTGVPPPVKKVRKSRWDT